A genome region from Phycisphaeraceae bacterium includes the following:
- a CDS encoding phosphatidylglycerophosphatase A: MSGGGHDASSADDGDRGARGDRLPAAADSAAELAAASAVGEERAAHSTRSDAASGDRLTAIGRLTVTAMGLGHLRPAPGTWGSLPPVVVAMLLLALGAPWWAISASMALLVVVASWLCVHFGSGAERTFGRKDPSQVVIDEVAGQAVALLVLPWWWLEGETIVGHLTMPQTVVAIAAFFLFRAFDIVKPPPARGLQRLGGGVGILIDDLLAGAYALGAAWCVAWFVARGYAA, from the coding sequence ATGAGCGGCGGGGGGCACGATGCGTCGAGCGCTGATGACGGCGACCGTGGTGCACGCGGTGATCGGCTCCCGGCTGCGGCTGACTCGGCGGCTGAGTTGGCAGCGGCTAGTGCGGTGGGGGAGGAGCGGGCGGCTCACTCAACACGGTCTGACGCAGCGAGCGGTGATCGGCTCACGGCGATCGGTCGCCTGACCGTGACGGCGATGGGGCTCGGTCACCTGCGACCGGCGCCGGGCACATGGGGTTCGCTGCCGCCGGTGGTGGTGGCGATGCTCTTGCTTGCGCTTGGCGCGCCGTGGTGGGCGATTTCGGCGTCGATGGCGCTGCTGGTCGTCGTCGCGTCGTGGCTCTGCGTGCACTTCGGCAGTGGTGCGGAGCGGACCTTCGGGCGCAAGGATCCTTCGCAAGTCGTCATCGACGAAGTGGCGGGGCAGGCGGTGGCGCTGCTGGTGCTTCCGTGGTGGTGGCTTGAAGGAGAGACGATCGTCGGCCACCTGACGATGCCGCAGACGGTCGTCGCCATTGCGGCGTTCTTTCTCTTCCGCGCGTTCGATATCGTGAAACCGCCGCCAGCACGCGGATTGCAGCGGCTGGGCGGGGGAGTTGGCATTCTCATCGATGACCTGCTGGCCGGGGCGTATGCGCTCGGTGCGGCGTGGTGCGTCGCGTGGTTCGTGGCTCGGGGCTATGCGGCGTGA
- a CDS encoding CDP-alcohol phosphatidyltransferase family protein yields MPEGVRAAIPNAITMLRLVVAAGFFAALAVGLRTEESTRLWGNLAVWMFAFAAITDVIDGWLARRWQVVSVFGRVMDPVVDKVLVLGAFIFLAAPPFAASEPGRLVSAIAPWMVVVILTRELLVTSVRGVLEAEGIAFGADRWGKIKMFVQSVTVPVSLFVAVNQLGEPGSAWKWLRDGLVWGTVAVTVLSALPYAIRGQRLMATVGRSKETRGS; encoded by the coding sequence ATGCCCGAGGGCGTCAGGGCGGCCATCCCCAATGCGATCACGATGCTCCGGCTTGTCGTGGCCGCCGGCTTCTTCGCGGCCTTGGCGGTCGGCCTGCGGACGGAGGAATCAACGAGGCTCTGGGGCAACCTGGCGGTCTGGATGTTTGCCTTCGCGGCGATCACCGATGTGATTGACGGCTGGCTCGCCCGCCGTTGGCAGGTGGTGAGCGTCTTCGGGCGGGTGATGGACCCCGTGGTCGACAAGGTGCTGGTGCTGGGGGCCTTCATCTTCCTTGCGGCGCCGCCATTTGCGGCGAGCGAACCGGGAAGGCTTGTCTCCGCGATCGCCCCTTGGATGGTGGTGGTGATCCTGACCCGGGAGTTGCTGGTGACCAGTGTGAGAGGCGTGCTCGAAGCGGAGGGCATCGCGTTCGGTGCCGACCGCTGGGGCAAGATCAAGATGTTCGTCCAGTCGGTGACGGTGCCCGTGTCGCTCTTCGTGGCGGTGAACCAACTCGGGGAGCCTGGTTCGGCGTGGAAGTGGCTCAGGGATGGCCTCGTCTGGGGCACCGTGGCGGTCACGGTCCTGTCGGCGCTGCCGTACGCGATCAGGGGTCAGCGGTTGATGGCGACCGTCGGTCGTTCCAAGGAGACGCGCGGATCATGA
- a CDS encoding NADH-quinone oxidoreductase subunit J — MPTEPSFASLPLFVAGVLCVLGLFGLMRPSRLTFRSGATIVGLAGVGMLMALAVQAGGGPQGPPASATLCIAFATIAIAGAVRMVTHPRPVFAALYFILVVLASAALFLLMQAEFVAFALIIVYAGAILITYMFVLMLAQESPEARPGRTSQEDYDRIPREPAVAVVVGFFMLMVLSEAFLGPKGPMPDHSGRVEREAREIRWDALSRMPKLVLESARTVDRSIAEVHPWSPGVYLEHRDGAHFAIVSSAGSDQTREVEIPNDRALTNTRGVGMALVADFPVSLELAGVILLMAMFGAVVLARKQIELGDDERREAAGLRRLNPDEPGDSGESASWRGGQS; from the coding sequence ATGCCCACGGAACCATCGTTTGCGTCGCTCCCGCTCTTTGTCGCGGGAGTCCTCTGCGTTCTGGGCCTCTTCGGGCTGATGCGGCCCTCGCGCCTCACCTTCCGAAGCGGAGCCACCATCGTCGGCCTTGCGGGCGTCGGCATGCTGATGGCGCTCGCCGTGCAGGCTGGCGGCGGGCCCCAGGGACCTCCCGCGTCGGCCACACTGTGCATCGCATTCGCGACCATTGCCATTGCAGGCGCCGTGCGCATGGTCACCCATCCGCGACCCGTCTTCGCGGCGCTCTACTTCATTCTGGTCGTGCTCGCCTCGGCGGCGCTCTTCCTGCTGATGCAGGCGGAGTTTGTCGCCTTCGCGCTCATCATCGTCTACGCGGGTGCGATCCTCATCACCTACATGTTCGTCCTGATGCTGGCGCAGGAGAGCCCTGAAGCTCGCCCCGGCCGCACCTCCCAGGAAGACTACGACCGAATCCCGCGTGAACCGGCCGTCGCCGTCGTCGTCGGCTTCTTCATGCTGATGGTTCTCTCCGAGGCCTTCCTCGGACCGAAGGGCCCCATGCCCGATCACTCCGGCCGCGTCGAGCGCGAGGCGCGGGAGATCCGCTGGGACGCCCTTTCGCGCATGCCGAAACTGGTGCTCGAGTCGGCACGCACCGTTGATCGATCGATCGCGGAGGTGCACCCCTGGTCGCCCGGCGTCTATCTCGAGCATCGAGATGGCGCTCACTTCGCGATCGTCTCAAGCGCCGGGTCGGACCAGACCCGCGAGGTCGAGATTCCCAACGACCGCGCCCTCACGAACACGCGCGGCGTCGGCATGGCGCTCGTGGCCGACTTCCCCGTGAGCCTCGAACTCGCGGGCGTCATTCTGCTCATGGCGATGTTCGGCGCCGTCGTCCTCGCTCGCAAGCAGATCGAACTCGGCGATGATGAGCGCCGCGAAGCGGCCGGGCTCCGCAGGCTGAACCCCGATGAACCGGGCGATTCCGGAGAGAGCGCCTCGTGGCGAGGGGGCCAGTCATGA
- the nuoK gene encoding NADH-quinone oxidoreductase subunit NuoK has translation MGGGPLKVLLITSALLFSIGLVGFLSRRNMILMFLCTELMFQAAALAFVAFGRMHLDYSGQTFVIFILTVAAAEAALALGLVVLLFRRRDTLNSEVWSELQE, from the coding sequence ATGGGCGGCGGACCACTCAAGGTGCTGCTCATCACGAGCGCCCTTCTCTTCTCGATCGGTCTCGTCGGCTTCCTCTCCCGGCGGAACATGATCCTGATGTTCCTCTGCACCGAGCTCATGTTCCAGGCGGCGGCGCTCGCCTTCGTCGCCTTCGGTCGCATGCACCTCGATTACTCGGGGCAGACCTTCGTCATCTTCATTCTCACCGTGGCCGCGGCGGAAGCGGCACTCGCGCTGGGATTGGTCGTGCTTCTCTTCCGTCGTCGCGACACGCTCAACAGCGAGGTCTGGTCGGAGTTGCAGGAATGA
- a CDS encoding NADH-quinone oxidoreductase subunit L, translating into MTHSPATTSQRLLSSALRAPVMVIGALLSLLVAMPASAVGDEGSAALAAFLAQPIDPAVVSPDLSWAGWIIGLPAISAIICGLCCALRIRNKLPAAVTVISFAISFVLVFLLFRTVNPNQAVVIPLFDWIAFTWGDGRWHGIGAHFALYVDQLTLFWMLFVTGLGTLIAIFASEYMESDVGKGYARFFFGVSLFIVAMAALVMADNLVLLYLGWEGVGLASYLLIGYYYTKPSAVAAAKKAFIVNRIGDLGLAIGIFLIWVNYGTLQYDGLFQAIQEADNPAGGWDASLIPFCLMLGAFGKSAQIPLYVWLPDAMEGPTPVSALIHAATMVTAGVYLIARMFPLFVINPEAMTTVAWVGGLTALLAATIGMAQYDIKRIFAYSTVSQLGYMFLGLGVGTTYGACYHTFTHAFFKALLFLTSGAIMHGFAGQLDLRRLSGLRRVPGFTLVSWTMLIGCLWLAAFPFSAGFFSKDTILYWAMFHPTFAQPALAWIGLVVAGLTAYYTFRVWFRVCAGPVAYVPGEDDHGAAHDDHGASHAGHGAHGEHGGHAGHGGHGHDAHASGAAHGSASHAASAGHGGHGGHGGHGGRGGHGSGDFHPHAPRLAIKGVLFILAVGAILAGLPTYLVMSGHSSVNWVESMVGNSSAIMGVVPEALDTSHPHLLGMDGHTAMFVLSTIVGLTGIFVAFILHLQNRRLADRIRSGLLASSATRWLPTAMENKWYVDEAYHACFRLPMWVGGHLLHFFDKHFIDGLLVNGIGRIPPMLGRLFQPLYNGVLQGYATTMAGAVGLILAWIIWRWVAGGGA; encoded by the coding sequence ATGACGCATTCACCCGCCACGACTTCGCAGCGACTCCTGAGCTCGGCGCTTCGCGCGCCGGTGATGGTCATCGGCGCGCTCCTGTCGCTGCTGGTGGCCATGCCCGCGTCTGCGGTCGGTGACGAGGGTTCGGCAGCGCTCGCCGCGTTCCTCGCCCAGCCGATCGATCCCGCGGTCGTCTCCCCGGACCTCTCCTGGGCGGGGTGGATCATCGGGCTGCCGGCGATCTCCGCCATCATCTGCGGCCTCTGCTGCGCGCTGCGCATCCGCAACAAGCTGCCCGCGGCGGTCACGGTCATCTCCTTCGCGATCTCGTTCGTTCTCGTCTTCCTCCTCTTCCGGACTGTGAATCCGAATCAGGCGGTGGTGATCCCGCTCTTCGACTGGATCGCCTTCACCTGGGGTGACGGGCGCTGGCACGGCATCGGGGCGCACTTCGCGCTCTATGTCGACCAGCTCACGCTCTTCTGGATGCTCTTTGTCACCGGACTCGGCACGCTCATCGCGATCTTCGCGAGCGAGTACATGGAGTCCGATGTCGGCAAGGGCTACGCCCGCTTCTTCTTCGGGGTGAGCCTCTTCATCGTCGCAATGGCGGCGCTGGTGATGGCGGACAATCTCGTCCTCCTCTACCTCGGCTGGGAAGGCGTCGGCCTCGCGAGCTATCTGCTCATTGGCTACTACTACACGAAGCCGAGCGCGGTCGCCGCTGCAAAGAAGGCCTTCATCGTCAACCGCATCGGCGACCTCGGCCTCGCGATCGGCATCTTCCTGATCTGGGTCAACTACGGCACGCTCCAGTACGACGGGCTCTTCCAGGCGATCCAGGAAGCGGACAATCCCGCCGGTGGCTGGGACGCTTCGCTCATTCCCTTCTGCCTGATGCTCGGCGCCTTCGGCAAGAGCGCGCAGATTCCGCTCTATGTCTGGCTTCCCGACGCGATGGAAGGACCGACGCCGGTCTCCGCGCTCATCCACGCCGCAACGATGGTCACGGCAGGTGTCTACCTGATCGCGCGGATGTTCCCGCTCTTCGTGATCAACCCCGAGGCGATGACGACGGTCGCCTGGGTCGGAGGTCTGACGGCGCTTCTCGCCGCGACCATCGGCATGGCGCAGTACGACATCAAACGGATCTTCGCCTACAGCACGGTGAGCCAGCTCGGGTACATGTTCCTGGGCCTCGGCGTGGGCACCACCTACGGCGCGTGCTACCACACCTTCACGCACGCCTTCTTCAAGGCGCTGCTCTTCCTCACCTCGGGCGCGATCATGCATGGCTTCGCGGGCCAGCTCGACCTGCGTCGACTTTCAGGTCTTCGACGCGTGCCCGGGTTCACGCTGGTGAGCTGGACCATGCTCATCGGCTGCCTCTGGCTTGCCGCGTTCCCCTTCTCCGCCGGCTTCTTCTCGAAGGACACGATCCTCTACTGGGCGATGTTCCACCCGACCTTCGCCCAGCCCGCGCTCGCGTGGATCGGGCTGGTCGTGGCGGGCTTGACGGCGTACTACACCTTCCGAGTCTGGTTCCGCGTCTGCGCCGGTCCGGTCGCCTATGTGCCGGGTGAAGACGACCACGGCGCCGCACACGACGATCATGGCGCCAGTCACGCGGGCCACGGTGCGCACGGTGAGCATGGCGGGCATGCTGGGCATGGTGGGCATGGCCACGATGCGCATGCATCAGGCGCCGCTCATGGCAGCGCGTCTCATGCGGCAAGCGCCGGGCATGGTGGGCATGGTGGGCATGGTGGGCATGGCGGTCGTGGCGGGCACGGCTCCGGCGACTTCCACCCCCACGCGCCGCGACTTGCGATCAAGGGCGTCCTCTTCATTCTTGCCGTCGGAGCGATCCTCGCCGGTCTGCCGACCTATCTCGTGATGTCCGGTCACTCCTCGGTGAACTGGGTCGAGTCGATGGTCGGCAACTCGAGCGCCATCATGGGCGTGGTGCCCGAGGCGCTCGACACCTCGCATCCGCATCTGCTCGGCATGGACGGTCACACGGCGATGTTCGTCCTCTCGACCATCGTCGGGCTCACGGGCATCTTCGTGGCGTTCATCCTTCACCTGCAGAATCGGCGCCTCGCCGATCGCATCAGGAGCGGCCTGCTCGCCTCGAGCGCCACGCGATGGCTCCCGACCGCGATGGAGAACAAGTGGTATGTCGATGAGGCCTACCACGCCTGCTTCCGACTGCCGATGTGGGTCGGCGGTCACCTGCTCCACTTCTTCGACAAGCACTTCATCGACGGCCTTCTGGTGAACGGCATCGGTCGCATTCCGCCGATGCTCGGCAGGCTCTTCCAGCCGCTCTACAACGGTGTGCTCCAGGGCTACGCGACGACCATGGCCGGAGCGGTCGGACTCATCCTCGCGTGGATCATCTGGCGCTGGGTGGCGGGAGGTGGCGCGTGA
- a CDS encoding NADH-quinone oxidoreductase subunit M translates to MTIAVLLLLLPLVAVGAIIAAPERQAKWVAFGASSVVFLLSVIWAFQFPEWTTGRFWPEEGGAGVMTRFGVSLELGVDSVSMMLILLTTFLTPLSILGSFTSITTREREFYGWFMVLLSAMQLAFMSRDAILFYVGYEFTLAPMFFLISIWGGPERRAAGIKFFLFTFLGSVLTLAGIVYVAVQQWDATGTWSFRITDLVNFANHPEHGLTSRQQFWVFAALMAGFAVKTPFFPVHTWLPLAHDQAPTAGSVILAGTLLKLGTYGVYRIALPMTPEGAVALCTFFAVLCLLAIVNMALVCWVQRDVKKLIAYSSVSHMGFAMLGLFAFNPIGAEGSVMYMVNHGLSTGALFLCIGMMYERYHTKDMEEIGGLAKRMPVWAFFMVFFTLSSVGLPGLNGFVGEFLCLFGAFTASHDAATGYPGVLGPWFALIGAVGLILGAMYLLIMLGKVVWGPLREPHLHSRDPIRDLGFREIAILTPLALVCLWIGLQPTPLLKAIMPSARIVLADYPAAVQRYHAERERRASEALVRDEVRPAPSEPTPAAEAAALVGTSPLSLLIAPSQTAGGRP, encoded by the coding sequence GTGACCATCGCCGTTCTTCTTCTGCTGCTGCCGCTCGTCGCCGTCGGCGCCATCATCGCCGCGCCGGAGCGGCAGGCGAAGTGGGTCGCCTTCGGCGCCTCATCAGTCGTCTTCCTCCTGAGCGTCATCTGGGCCTTCCAGTTCCCGGAGTGGACCACCGGTCGCTTCTGGCCCGAAGAGGGCGGCGCGGGCGTCATGACGCGGTTCGGCGTGAGCCTCGAGCTCGGCGTCGACTCGGTCAGCATGATGCTGATCCTGCTCACCACCTTCCTCACGCCGCTTTCGATCCTCGGCTCCTTCACGAGCATCACCACGCGCGAGCGCGAGTTCTACGGCTGGTTCATGGTGCTGCTCTCCGCGATGCAGCTCGCGTTCATGAGCCGCGACGCGATCCTCTTCTATGTGGGCTATGAGTTCACGCTCGCCCCAATGTTCTTCCTGATCTCGATCTGGGGAGGACCGGAACGCCGCGCCGCGGGCATCAAGTTCTTCCTCTTCACCTTCCTCGGATCGGTGCTCACGCTGGCGGGCATCGTCTATGTGGCGGTGCAGCAGTGGGACGCAACGGGCACCTGGAGCTTCCGCATCACCGACCTCGTGAACTTCGCGAATCACCCGGAGCATGGGCTCACTTCGCGGCAGCAGTTCTGGGTCTTCGCGGCGCTCATGGCCGGATTCGCGGTCAAGACCCCCTTCTTCCCCGTGCACACCTGGCTGCCCTTGGCGCACGACCAGGCACCGACCGCAGGCAGCGTCATCCTCGCAGGCACGCTCCTCAAGCTCGGCACCTACGGCGTCTATCGCATCGCGCTCCCCATGACTCCCGAGGGGGCGGTGGCGCTCTGCACCTTCTTCGCCGTGCTCTGTCTCCTCGCCATCGTCAACATGGCGCTCGTCTGCTGGGTGCAGCGCGATGTGAAGAAACTTATCGCCTACAGCTCGGTGAGCCACATGGGCTTCGCCATGCTCGGCCTCTTCGCCTTCAACCCGATCGGCGCCGAAGGGTCCGTGATGTACATGGTGAACCACGGCCTCTCGACTGGCGCGCTCTTCCTCTGCATCGGCATGATGTACGAGCGCTACCACACGAAGGACATGGAGGAGATCGGCGGCCTCGCGAAGCGCATGCCCGTGTGGGCGTTCTTCATGGTCTTCTTCACGCTCTCGAGCGTCGGTCTCCCTGGACTCAACGGCTTCGTCGGCGAGTTCCTCTGTCTCTTCGGCGCCTTCACGGCATCGCACGATGCGGCAACGGGCTATCCCGGCGTGCTTGGACCGTGGTTCGCCCTGATCGGCGCCGTGGGACTCATTCTCGGCGCGATGTACCTGCTCATCATGCTCGGCAAGGTGGTGTGGGGCCCGCTGCGCGAGCCGCATCTCCACAGCCGCGATCCGATCCGCGATCTCGGGTTCCGGGAGATCGCGATCCTCACGCCGCTGGCGCTGGTGTGCCTCTGGATCGGACTCCAGCCGACGCCGCTTCTCAAGGCGATCATGCCGAGCGCGAGGATCGTGCTTGCCGACTACCCCGCCGCGGTGCAGCGCTACCACGCCGAGCGCGAACGCCGCGCCTCGGAGGCGCTGGTGCGTGACGAGGTGCGACCCGCTCCGTCAGAGCCGACGCCGGCGGCCGAGGCTGCGGCGCTGGTCGGAACCTCACCGCTCTCGCTGCTGATCGCGCCGTCACAGACCGCTGGAGGCCGCCCATGA